The following are encoded together in the Pseudomonas maumuensis genome:
- the brnQ gene encoding branched-chain amino acid transport system II carrier protein, translating into MKELKGQDILALGFMTFALFVGAGNIIFPPIVGLQSGPHVWMAALGFLVTAVGLPVITVVALAKVGGGMDALSSPIGKFFGGLLAAVCYLSVGPLFATPRTATVSFEVGVAPLTGESPIALLIYSVVYFAVVLAVSMYPGKLLDTVGRFLAPLKIIALAVLGIAAFALPAGTIGEAQPAYAAAAFSKGFSDGYLTMDTLGALVFGIVIVNAIRSRGVESPKLITRYAIIAGLIAGVGLVLVYVSLFRLGAGSHDIAADATNGAMVLHAYVQHTFGSLGSGFLAVLIALACLVTAVGLTCACAEYFSQILPLSYRALVVILAGFSLVISNLGLTKLIMFSIPVLTAIYPPCIVVVGLSFVKDLWNSPTRILAPVMLVSLVFGVVDAIKGSSFAHVLPDAMAHLPFSNEGMAWLVPSVVTLAVAVVCDRMLGKPREALA; encoded by the coding sequence ATGAAAGAGTTAAAAGGCCAGGATATCCTGGCGCTTGGCTTTATGACGTTTGCGCTTTTCGTAGGCGCCGGCAACATCATCTTCCCGCCCATCGTCGGCCTGCAGTCCGGTCCGCACGTGTGGATGGCCGCGCTCGGCTTCCTGGTTACCGCCGTGGGCCTGCCGGTCATCACCGTGGTCGCCCTGGCCAAGGTCGGTGGCGGCATGGACGCCCTGAGCAGCCCTATCGGCAAGTTCTTTGGCGGCCTGCTGGCGGCGGTGTGCTACCTCTCGGTTGGCCCGCTGTTCGCTACCCCGCGCACCGCGACCGTGTCGTTCGAAGTGGGCGTGGCGCCGCTGACCGGTGAAAGCCCGATCGCGCTGCTCATCTACAGCGTGGTGTACTTTGCCGTGGTCCTGGCCGTGTCCATGTACCCGGGCAAGCTGCTCGACACCGTGGGGCGTTTCCTGGCGCCGTTGAAGATCATCGCCCTGGCTGTGCTGGGCATCGCGGCGTTCGCGTTGCCAGCCGGCACCATCGGCGAGGCCCAGCCTGCTTACGCCGCCGCCGCGTTCTCCAAAGGTTTCTCCGATGGTTACCTGACCATGGACACGTTGGGAGCCCTGGTCTTCGGTATCGTCATCGTCAATGCCATCCGCTCGCGCGGAGTCGAGTCGCCGAAGCTGATCACCCGCTATGCCATCATCGCGGGGCTGATTGCCGGCGTGGGCCTGGTCCTGGTGTATGTCAGCCTGTTCCGCCTCGGCGCGGGCAGCCATGACATCGCCGCCGATGCCACCAACGGTGCGATGGTATTGCATGCCTATGTGCAGCACACCTTCGGTTCGCTGGGCAGTGGTTTCCTGGCGGTACTGATCGCGCTTGCCTGCCTGGTCACCGCCGTGGGTCTGACCTGCGCCTGTGCCGAGTACTTCAGCCAGATCCTGCCGCTGTCGTACCGTGCCCTGGTGGTGATCCTGGCTGGTTTCTCGCTGGTGATCTCCAACCTGGGCCTGACCAAGCTGATCATGTTCTCGATTCCGGTGCTGACGGCGATCTACCCACCGTGCATCGTGGTCGTGGGCCTGAGCTTCGTGAAAGACCTGTGGAACTCGCCAACCCGCATCCTGGCCCCAGTCATGCTGGTGTCGCTGGTGTTCGGCGTTGTCGACGCCATCAAGGGCAGCAGCTTCGCCCACGTGCTGCCTGACGCCATGGCTCACCTGCCGTTCAGCAATGAAGGCATGGCCTGGCTGGTGCCTTCGGTGGTCACCCTGGCCGTCGCCGTGGTCTGCGACCGCATGCTGGGCAAGCCGCGCGAGGCGCTGGCCTGA
- a CDS encoding DUF599 domain-containing protein, with protein sequence MTFIQNNLGNLLAVCWFAICWGGYTRYATWKGRDTACLASVLHLYREDWMRRMLLRDNRIADASVIGNLERNASFFASSTLIILAGILTVLGASDRALSLLADLPLVQQASQGMSEIKLLCLATVFVYAFFTFSWCMRQYNFAAVLVGSAPMIGERQVNELERKAFASRAARVLSLAANQFNLGLRSYYFGMAMLSWFISPWLFMAMSVGVVFILYRREFHSHVLEVMVFTPTESASVDAGRETSDGAG encoded by the coding sequence ATGACCTTCATCCAAAACAACCTGGGCAACCTCCTGGCCGTCTGCTGGTTCGCCATCTGCTGGGGCGGCTACACCCGCTATGCCACCTGGAAGGGACGTGATACTGCGTGCCTGGCCAGCGTGTTGCACCTTTACCGCGAGGATTGGATGCGCCGTATGCTGCTGCGCGACAATCGCATCGCCGATGCCAGCGTAATCGGCAACCTCGAGCGCAACGCATCGTTCTTCGCCTCCAGTACCCTGATCATCCTTGCCGGCATCCTCACCGTGCTTGGAGCGTCCGACCGTGCATTGTCGCTGCTGGCCGACCTGCCACTGGTGCAGCAGGCCTCCCAGGGCATGTCGGAAATCAAGCTGTTGTGCCTGGCGACGGTGTTCGTCTATGCGTTCTTCACTTTCAGCTGGTGCATGCGTCAATACAACTTCGCCGCAGTGTTGGTGGGCTCGGCGCCAATGATCGGCGAACGTCAGGTCAACGAGCTCGAACGCAAGGCTTTCGCTTCCCGGGCGGCGCGGGTGCTGTCGCTGGCCGCCAACCAGTTCAACCTGGGCTTGCGCTCTTACTATTTCGGCATGGCCATGTTGAGCTGGTTCATCAGCCCCTGGTTGTTCATGGCTATGAGCGTGGGTGTGGTGTTCATCCTGTATCGTCGGGAATTCCATTCACATGTGTTGGAAGTGATGGTATTCACGCCCACCGAAAGTGCCTCGGTAGATGCAGGGAGGGAAACTTCCGATGGTGCTGGGTGA
- a CDS encoding PaaI family thioesterase, with amino-acid sequence MNETPLMAMAERFLSALKHCQVLQMRVHHADADGMTLVLPWSPAIVGNPQNGAVHGGVLTTLMDTTCGMATLCALPRFEVCPTLDLRIDYMHPAEADKDIYGHAQCYRVTRDVIFTRGTAYQDDPAQPICQVVGTFMRLGQDVKGGIRFGNSLKEGRA; translated from the coding sequence ATGAATGAGACTCCATTGATGGCGATGGCCGAGCGTTTTCTCTCGGCGCTGAAACATTGCCAGGTACTGCAAATGCGCGTGCATCATGCCGACGCCGACGGCATGACACTGGTACTGCCCTGGTCGCCGGCCATTGTCGGCAATCCGCAGAATGGTGCGGTTCACGGCGGCGTGCTGACCACGCTGATGGACACCACCTGCGGCATGGCCACGCTCTGCGCGCTACCACGTTTCGAGGTGTGCCCGACGCTGGACCTGCGCATCGACTACATGCATCCGGCCGAGGCGGACAAGGACATCTACGGTCATGCCCAGTGCTACCGGGTGACCCGCGATGTGATCTTCACCCGGGGTACGGCCTACCAGGACGACCCCGCGCAACCGATCTGTCAGGTGGTCGGCACCTTCATGCGCCTGGGGCAGGACGTCAAGGGTGGCATCCGCTTCGGCAACAGCCTCAAGGAGGGTCGCGCGTGA
- a CDS encoding PaaI family thioesterase, whose product MIPADIRQQLNQAHARGDYQPLLALIPYAGLIGIECERQGEDLLFRLPANPDNIGNPLLPAIHGGVIAGFMELSAALYLLIYSESASIPKIIDFSIDYLRAGHFRDTYAQCQLWRQGRRVTNVAITAWQGDRDTPIATARAHFKIEPEKPLK is encoded by the coding sequence GTGATTCCCGCCGACATCCGCCAGCAACTGAACCAGGCCCACGCCCGGGGCGATTACCAGCCTTTGCTGGCGTTGATCCCGTATGCCGGACTGATCGGTATCGAATGCGAGCGCCAGGGCGAAGACCTGTTGTTCCGCCTGCCGGCCAATCCGGACAATATCGGCAACCCGTTGCTGCCGGCGATCCATGGCGGCGTGATCGCCGGGTTCATGGAGCTGTCCGCGGCGCTCTACCTGCTGATCTACAGCGAAAGTGCGAGCATCCCGAAGATCATCGACTTCTCCATCGATTACCTGCGTGCCGGCCATTTCCGTGACACCTACGCCCAGTGTCAGCTGTGGCGCCAGGGGCGGCGGGTGACCAACGTCGCCATCACCGCCTGGCAGGGCGATCGCGACACCCCGATCGCCACGGCGCGTGCGCATTTCAAGATTGAACCCGAAAAGCCCTTGAAATAG
- the htpG gene encoding molecular chaperone HtpG, with protein MSVETQKETLGFQTEVKQLLHLMIHSLYSNKEIFLRELISNASDAADKLRFEALAKPELLEGDADLKIRVSFDKAANTVTLEDNGIGMSREDVIAHLGTIAKSGTADFMKNLTGDQKKDSHLIGQFGVGFYSAFIVADKVDVFSRRAGLPAAEGVHWSSKGEGEFEVATVDKPQRGTRIVLHLKKGEDEFADGWRLRNVVKKYSDHIALPIELPKEQAEAAEGEEKPAQEWETVNRASALWTRSRTEVKDEEYQEFYKHIGHDFENPLAWSHNKVEGKLEYNSLLYVPARAPFDLYQREAPRGLKLYVQRVFIMDQAESFLPLYLRFIKGVVDSNDLSLNVSREILQKDPIIDSMKTALTKRVLDMLEKLAKNEPEQYKGFWKNFGQVLKEGPAEDFANKEKIASLLRFASTHDDSGEQSVALADYLARAKEGQDKIYFLTGESYAQVKNSPHLEVFRKKGIEVLLLTDRIDEWLMSYLNEFDGKAFVDVARGDLDLGKLDSEEDKKAQEEVAKDKEGLVERLKGALGDSVAEVRVSHRLTDSPAILAIGEQDLGLQMRQILEASGQKVPESKPIFEFNPSHPLIEKLDGEQSEDRFAELSHILFDQAALAAGDSLKDPAAYVRRLNKLLVELSA; from the coding sequence ATGAGTGTGGAGACTCAAAAAGAAACCCTGGGCTTTCAGACCGAGGTAAAGCAACTGCTGCACCTCATGATCCATTCCCTGTATTCGAACAAGGAGATCTTCCTGCGCGAGCTGATCTCCAACGCCTCCGACGCCGCCGACAAGCTGCGCTTCGAGGCCCTGGCCAAGCCTGAGCTGCTCGAAGGCGACGCCGACCTGAAGATCCGCGTCAGCTTCGACAAGGCCGCCAACACCGTGACCCTCGAGGACAACGGCATCGGCATGAGCCGCGAAGACGTGATCGCGCACCTGGGTACCATCGCCAAGTCCGGCACCGCCGACTTCATGAAGAACCTCACCGGCGACCAGAAGAAGGACTCGCACCTGATCGGTCAGTTCGGCGTGGGCTTCTACTCCGCGTTCATCGTCGCCGACAAGGTCGACGTGTTCAGCCGTCGCGCCGGCCTGCCGGCTGCCGAGGGCGTGCACTGGTCGTCGAAAGGCGAGGGCGAGTTCGAAGTCGCCACTGTCGACAAGCCGCAGCGCGGTACCCGCATCGTCCTGCACCTGAAGAAGGGTGAGGATGAATTCGCCGATGGCTGGCGCCTGCGCAACGTGGTCAAGAAGTACTCCGACCACATTGCTCTGCCGATCGAGCTGCCCAAGGAGCAGGCTGAGGCCGCCGAAGGCGAGGAAAAGCCGGCGCAGGAATGGGAAACCGTCAACCGCGCCAGCGCCCTGTGGACCCGTTCGCGCACCGAGGTGAAGGACGAGGAGTACCAGGAGTTCTACAAGCACATCGGCCATGACTTCGAGAACCCGCTGGCCTGGAGCCACAACAAGGTCGAAGGCAAGCTCGAGTACAACTCGCTGCTGTACGTGCCGGCCCGCGCGCCGTTCGACCTGTACCAGCGCGAAGCGCCACGCGGCCTGAAGCTGTACGTGCAACGCGTGTTCATCATGGACCAGGCAGAGTCGTTCCTGCCGCTGTACCTGCGTTTCATCAAGGGTGTGGTCGACTCCAACGACCTGTCGCTGAACGTTTCCCGCGAGATCCTGCAGAAAGACCCGATCATCGACTCGATGAAGACCGCGCTGACCAAGCGCGTGCTGGACATGCTGGAGAAACTGGCGAAGAACGAGCCTGAGCAGTACAAGGGCTTCTGGAAGAACTTCGGTCAGGTGCTGAAGGAAGGCCCGGCCGAAGACTTCGCCAACAAGGAGAAGATCGCCAGCCTGCTGCGCTTCGCTTCCACCCATGACGACAGCGGCGAGCAGAGCGTCGCCCTGGCCGACTACCTGGCCCGCGCCAAGGAAGGCCAGGACAAGATCTACTTCCTGACCGGCGAATCCTACGCCCAGGTCAAGAACAGCCCGCACCTGGAAGTCTTCCGCAAGAAAGGCATCGAAGTGCTGCTGCTGACCGACCGCATCGACGAGTGGCTGATGAGCTACCTCAACGAGTTCGACGGCAAGGCCTTCGTCGACGTCGCCCGCGGCGACCTGGACCTGGGCAAGCTGGACTCCGAAGAGGACAAGAAGGCCCAGGAAGAAGTCGCCAAGGACAAGGAAGGCCTGGTCGAGCGTCTCAAGGGCGCGCTGGGTGACAGCGTTGCCGAGGTGCGTGTCTCGCATCGCCTGACCGACTCGCCGGCGATCCTCGCCATCGGCGAACAGGACCTGGGCCTGCAGATGCGCCAGATCCTCGAGGCCAGCGGGCAGAAGGTGCCGGAGTCCAAGCCGATCTTCGAGTTCAACCCGAGCCACCCGCTGATCGAGAAGCTCGATGGCGAGCAGAGCGAAGACCGCTTCGCCGAGCTTTCGCATATCCTGTTCGACCAGGCGGCCCTGGCGGCCGGTGACAGCTTGAAGGATCCGGCGGCCTACGTACGCCGGCTCAACAAGCTGCTGGTCGAGCTGTCGGCTTGA
- a CDS encoding dienelactone hydrolase family protein — protein MSKVIVESLVYHLSGKAYESRLVYAPGALPQPGLVMAPNWMGIGEGAERIAKEVAEQGYVVLIADLYGQSVRPSNADEAGTAMMPLKNDRAELRKRMQEALAQLLGQSKALLAPGKVATFGFCFGGCCALELARTGADLKAAVSFHGTLDTPSPEDAKRIKGSVLVLHGASDPLVPKEQLPAFEEEMNAAKVDWQLLSYGGAVHSFTDPNANVPGKMQYDRRTSERAFRSMHNLLKEVFAG, from the coding sequence ATGAGCAAGGTCATCGTCGAGTCGTTGGTTTATCACCTGTCAGGCAAGGCTTACGAAAGCCGCCTGGTCTACGCCCCGGGCGCGCTGCCGCAGCCGGGCCTGGTGATGGCGCCGAACTGGATGGGTATCGGCGAGGGCGCCGAACGTATCGCCAAGGAAGTGGCCGAGCAAGGCTATGTGGTGCTGATTGCCGACTTGTATGGCCAGTCGGTGCGGCCGTCCAATGCTGACGAAGCCGGTACGGCGATGATGCCGCTGAAGAACGACCGCGCCGAACTGCGCAAGCGCATGCAGGAAGCGCTGGCGCAATTGCTGGGGCAATCGAAGGCGTTGTTGGCGCCCGGCAAGGTGGCCACCTTCGGCTTCTGCTTTGGTGGTTGCTGTGCTCTGGAGCTGGCCCGTACCGGCGCCGACCTGAAGGCCGCCGTTTCTTTCCACGGCACCCTGGACACACCAAGCCCCGAGGATGCTAAGCGTATCAAAGGCTCCGTGCTGGTACTGCATGGTGCTTCCGATCCGTTGGTGCCGAAGGAGCAATTGCCAGCCTTCGAGGAAGAGATGAACGCCGCCAAGGTCGACTGGCAACTGCTTAGTTATGGTGGCGCTGTGCATTCGTTCACCGATCCGAACGCCAATGTGCCGGGCAAGATGCAGTATGACCGGCGTACGTCCGAGCGGGCGTTCCGCTCGATGCATAACTTGCTCAAGGAAGTGTTCGCAGGCTGA